In Xanthomonas theicola, a single genomic region encodes these proteins:
- a CDS encoding IS630 family transposase — protein MRALIRPRCGLTLTWQGVGLYPARWGFTPQKPMRRACEQRPEAVQAWRNETSPEMARRAKTEGAQIQWGEETRLGSDHVRGRSYAPTGKTPERRVASRREGLSVTSMATNRGQVRWKVFEDAMNADIPLDFLKRPIEDMRSKKVFLILDNLKVHHAKPVEAWLAEHFQEIDVFYLPSYSPEPNPDEMLNADPKANATKQVPARTKGQFKKAVISHLRGLQKSPQRVARYFMHKPIRYAAGFKIMYF, from the coding sequence GTGCGGGCGTTGATCCGACCGCGATGCGGTTTGACGCTGACATGGCAGGGTGTCGGCCTGTATCCGGCGCGCTGGGGCTTCACACCGCAAAAGCCGATGAGGCGGGCCTGCGAGCAGCGACCGGAAGCGGTGCAGGCATGGCGGAACGAGACGTCCCCGGAGATGGCGCGCCGGGCAAAAACCGAAGGCGCGCAAATCCAGTGGGGCGAGGAAACGCGGCTGGGCTCGGACCATGTACGAGGCCGCTCCTACGCACCGACGGGCAAGACGCCCGAGCGGCGCGTGGCGAGCCGACGCGAAGGCCTGTCGGTGACGTCGATGGCGACCAATCGCGGCCAGGTGCGCTGGAAAGTCTTCGAGGATGCGATGAACGCCGATATCCCGCTCGATTTCCTGAAGCGGCCGATCGAAGACATGCGCAGCAAGAAGGTGTTTCTGATTCTCGACAACCTGAAGGTTCATCATGCCAAGCCGGTCGAGGCGTGGCTGGCCGAGCACTTCCAGGAGATCGACGTGTTCTACCTGCCGTCGTACAGCCCGGAGCCGAACCCCGACGAGATGCTCAACGCCGATCCGAAGGCGAACGCGACGAAACAAGTTCCGGCGCGGACCAAGGGACAGTTCAAGAAAGCGGTCATCAGCCATCTGCGTGGTCTCCAGAAATCGCCACAGCGTGTCGCTCGCTATTTCATGCATAAACCGATCCGCTATGCAGCTGGATTCAAGATCATGTATTTCTGA